Genomic segment of Mytilus edulis chromosome 12, xbMytEdul2.2, whole genome shotgun sequence:
aaaaacctgaagtatccgcaaattcaatttgagttcatatttgactgtagtgttctatggctttggtttgatacctcacccaatatgatagtttaaaaaataattttaaagtattgtcctgcatgacacttgatttttacctgaaattgatatttttcataaggttagggtgcttttaacattttataggttgaaaacttgatttttgaagttttgtttatataacgtcgttttaggattttttttgataaaaaaatctcaatgattaaggtttatgtataataacaaacattactaaagccaaaacagtatcatttgtatttaggtagagtttagaaatagaaaaaaatgtcaaaattgaaacccacccaaattttcacaaatttttacatatgacctttgacctcaactttaaaaaaatttgaccatatcaagtcctgacgacaggcatattattatagtacacgatttcctctttccaatgatatattatgtaggtgtgtgttcggtggggagattaaactccaaaaaatctgccttcagtcaccgcactattaGTAACCATACTGAATGTAAAGAAATTTCGAAACCAAAATAATCATACAAAAATACATATGTTACTATGATATTTGTtaaatacattgaaattaatcatgttttatttccttttttggtcgaaacgagaaaaaaaatgcattaaaagcTTGTTAAactgatatttttgaaaatgttcatcTTTGCTGCATGTTGAcaaaaatttgaatgaaaatcAAGGATGTACATGCATATATAAAAACTGAAGGATCATCCATACTCTTATCTGCAAAGTGTCTCAACTTTTCCTCAACATTgtacttttattgattttgttcCGAGCACACCATTGTTACGAGAACTTTCGATATAAATTATTGTGAATACATGGTTAAAATTAGGTTTGAccaggtaaaaaaaaaccaacaaaacaaagatagtattatgttcttctcatatatgttatgatggtttgatactaaacccctaacgggaaggattgtgcctgatgttcatatgaggaaatcataatctttcagtcagtttaattgaagtctggagctggcatgtcagttaactgctagtagtctgttgttatttatgtattattgtcattttgtttattttctttgtttacatcttctgacatcagactcggacttctcttgaagaTGATCCGGTTTTTAAATTGCTAGTTTACAAGGTAATAGGTCCAAAGGAAAACAAGTCACATTTTTCTGAATCACATTATATTTgatacaaatatgaaaataataattttagaaacttaaaatgtattcttttttaaataaaaaatattacagaaataGAGAAAGTAAAAATGTGAAAGTAGTTCTGTCTTACAGCGCACACGAGTAGTACCAAATTAGAAGTCGGGATATTTGATCAGCTTAAACAGCCTGATTTGTCAGTAATTGTTCTGATTTGCATCACATATTGCCAATTACTTCTAACTTAGTCAAAGGTTCACCCAAACGTTTGGCTCTTTGTACTTTAGCTTAcataaaattgataacattgtGTACGTCGGGGTCTCGACGGTATtggttttatcattgtttatattatggcagtacagtgacctataattgattTTATCTTTGTAATCTGGACTCTATTGAaagtttgtctcattggcaatcatactagaTCTTCCTATTTTATATCTGTAAATCCCACTCAATTTTAACATGAATGGCCATGGCCTATTTTCTATACCTTTATATTATTAGATTTACCTGACAGATCACAGTTATATTGTTGTACGTCCAATAAGTGGAAGGTAAGTTGTTGTAATATTCATTCAATGCTCGAACATTAGGTAGCAATATACAGTTAggataaagaaattaaaagttatCCTCATTGATTATATCATTCCTTTGTCCTTGCTTTGTTACatattaagcttactgtttgtgtcatttaTGTCCATATGTATGTACTCAGTATCTTCAATAAACTTCATTTCTAGTAGTTGTaatagttaaatatatttttagttgCTGTATCCATGACAACACTCTGTATTTATTTGCTATATCGTATTGCAAAAAAGTGTATGAAGATGTAAcgtattttcaaaataattgactAAAAGTAAAATTTCATTTCCCTGGAGTTTACCTTTTCTAAAACTGTTTACATGTAGCTATCAaataaaatcatatgtctttcgtctcatttgtttttttttataatattacgTCAAAAAgttcgtttgaaaaaaaaaagtgtttgtaaacattacaatCATTTCTGGTGTGAATATGAAAATATGGACTGTGAAACAGAAAATAGcacataaaatatgtaaaaaacaaCCCAGATGTTCATATAAGCCCACCTTGAAGACTTAAATAGTCATCAGCTGTctacaaataaatttgatttcgCAATAACttacatatttgaaaattcaacCGGGGCCAAAATGCGTAACCACACTCCtcactgtgtattgctaccttaatcaAAATACGTTTTTGAAAGCGAATGTTAACTCTGCTTATATAACGTTGTTACACATGTCCCGTGTTTAGATGTTTTGTGACGGTGAATGTTTACTTTGCttttaaaacattgttttgaGTGATTTAAATTTCAGGCATGTTCAGTCATGCAAAGACAATCTATTTATGATCTGACCGAGAAGATATTCTGAAAGCTCTCTCTTTTTGTCCGAGTAATATTGCAATCGTCGTAGTCAATATTTACCTTCTTCGGTCTGATAATACCCTCTGATCATTTTTAAGCACAAGCAGATAATCGTTTTGATGTCATCTTTAAAGCTGCGTCTGATAATGCAACAACAAAACACACATGGTTGCTATTAGCATAAATAAAACGAAGTGTAAAATACAAATTTCGATTATTTTCTCGGTCTATATGAAGATCATGTAGGTCAACTACTTTCAATGCCTCATTCAAATAGAGTGATTGATGAAACTACCTATTTAATCTGACAAATTTGACCCTAATCACTCAATATACTAAAAACGTGTAACATATTTGATATGAGTGAAACGACGGATGTCATATGTGGAGCATATGATGGAAGAAACTGACCTATTAACAAGATGTCAGAACAGTGTAACTAACATGGTGCTTGTTGTGGACATCAAATATGTTTTCGACAGACAACTAACATTCCTCTAGGATCAATGGTATTCATTTTGCAACCGGCATGTACATTGATTGATATGATATAGACTTCATAGTACTATACTATCAATGGATCTTGTATATTGCTTGTGGTGAAATATTAAGCATATAGGACCAACCCCGAGTTACAATAAcccaatgaattattttttaattatctaaAACAATGCATGTTATAAAACTGGgcatttgttttgtcttttataGTTCAAAGATGAGGCTGCTGTTGGTTTTCATGATATGCTTAACATGTTTACAAGCTGAAgatgcaaaacaaaaaaaatcgacTACCACCGATCATATAACCAGCGGTCTAAATGCTGGCAAGGGCATTGCTGCAGCCGTTGCAGTTTCGACTGCACTTCCTACTGCACTAACAGCAGTTGCAGCAAGTGTTGTACCTTTTCTAGGAGTAATTGCTCCGTTTTTATCCTTTATTTTTGGATTTATTCATAAAGGACCGTCGCCGGAATTACTTGCTATTCGGAAACTCCATAAAGATATTGATACTAGGTTCGATCAAGTAGACGCTAAATTTGCTGATGTGAAAAGGCTGATAAACTGGAGTACTGTAAAGGTACAGTTTTCTGATATTGAGCAAAAAATTAACGCCGTTTACCGCATATATAAAGAAATGTACCAAGCACCAAGCAATGCTCTTAACGGAGAGAAAAAGTTATTTATCAGCAATTATGATAGTGATTTCCAGAATAGTGGCATCAAACTGTACGACGGAGTAATGAATGCAGGAAACGTCTTTGGAGAAGGATTGTTAGTTCCTTGTATGAAATATACCCAGTATGATCGCAGACGATGTGGAGCATTCAGTTCAGGGATACTTAAATTGTTACTAAGGGCAGCTGAACTTGAAGTTGCATATTTGCAACTAAAAGGTCTAAGTGCAAACGTAGACTATCACACAAAGCAATGGAAATCTCGTTTTGACCATGTTCGATCTGCAATGAGTCATGCTGATGCAACAATAGCTGCAAAATATCACGATCAATCAACCATTGATATTGACAGATATGCACTAGATCATCCAGGGAATAAAATGAACAATCATGACTGGGCTAATAACATGTATAACTTCCTTACCCAAAAATACTATTGGAGGGACTGGATGGTCATCTCTTACAAAGACGTTACTGGAGGTGATGTCCATTGGAATAAAGCATGTGGCGGTTATTCTAAATTTAGGAACCATGGCCGGAACTTTGTAGTAGCGAGTGTTGATAAGAAGACACGTCATTTAGACATGACTAAAGCTAAAGCTGTTGTTAATGCGGTACATGATCATACCACAAGTAAAGGCCACTGCCGACCACACTGCGGAACGATTTACCACAGAATAGATTCTCATTCAGCCTATGAAACGTTCCCTACCGAGGCGAAAGATCACTGCTCGCCCTATGTGGCAATTGGTGTAATCGACAATGGCGCGGCACCAACGTATAAGGCACCATCAAGCCGCCTCGTTCTAAGGAATGATAAATATAACCACATTCACGTTTTTGGATGAACGGGTGTTCTACAATAAAGTTATGCAATTGACGTATTGTTAGAATCTGGGCcattttctttgaaattaaaaaaagttaaaagcttTACAAATTTACATAGACAACAACAGTGGAAAAGTATTCCGTTCGTActgtttgtttttcgtaaataCAAAAGAGTACTTGTTATCTTGAGATTTTTATTGGCTTTTTGTCTGTTTGAAACGCATTCTAACAAAGTCCACGATCAAATCtattcattttatgttttatacgTGTAGCTTGTTTATTTAAATCACGTCAAATTCTATGATAACATGAACAATTTCACTGTTATATTTTTTCCAAggtttttgaattatttttacagGCTGGAACTTTACTTTTGAAATTAGACCAATACTTATTTTAtcttttaagtataaaaaaaatcaagatatgtaaagaataataaataaaaaaaacactgaacttcgaggaaaattcaaaacggaaatccctaattaaaaggcaaaatcaaatgttcaaacaGATCAAACGAGTGAACAGCAACAGTTACTGTCaaattcatgacttggtacaagcattttcctatgttgaaaatggtggattgaacatggttttaaagctagctgaaCCTTTcactttgtatgacagtcgcaataAATCCCAATATAATGTGATGCACGGTCTAAATAAAATCAGAAACGATTTTAGGATTAAAATACACTGGAAGAGtttgttattgatattttattattcatatacaccaatattaaggatgtttgctcctccacTTTTTGACTTTGtgccagattttcagaatcctctggttttatccatgtattgtcattaaaaatgTTTGCCctctaacccctacttttctttttataattgtattacataaagttaaaaaagccatatttcaaaattttacaaaattctcgTTATTTTT
This window contains:
- the LOC139498163 gene encoding uncharacterized protein, which codes for MRLLLVFMICLTCLQAEDAKQKKSTTTDHITSGLNAGKGIAAAVAVSTALPTALTAVAASVVPFLGVIAPFLSFIFGFIHKGPSPELLAIRKLHKDIDTRFDQVDAKFADVKRLINWSTVKVQFSDIEQKINAVYRIYKEMYQAPSNALNGEKKLFISNYDSDFQNSGIKLYDGVMNAGNVFGEGLLVPCMKYTQYDRRRCGAFSSGILKLLLRAAELEVAYLQLKGLSANVDYHTKQWKSRFDHVRSAMSHADATIAAKYHDQSTIDIDRYALDHPGNKMNNHDWANNMYNFLTQKYYWRDWMVISYKDVTGGDVHWNKACGGYSKFRNHGRNFVVASVDKKTRHLDMTKAKAVVNAVHDHTTSKGHCRPHCGTIYHRIDSHSAYETFPTEAKDHCSPYVAIGVIDNGAAPTYKAPSSRLVLRNDKYNHIHVFG